The Acidobacteriota bacterium region AGCATCATCCTTCCATTTGAAGATGTAAACGAGCTGCGGGATCGCCGAGCCGCCCGTCTCGATCTTCAGGACCACGATGGCCTCGTGCTCGCCATCGCCCGTCGCGTCGAAGTACTTGACCGTGACGAACGAAAGCCCGATCCGCTCAACCTCAGGCGTCATCGTGAACGGCCGTTTGCCGTTGACGAGATCGGCTTCTTTTCCATCCGAATCCTGCCAACCGCGCGGCAACGGATAACTGAAGTTCTTGAAATCGAACTTTCCGATCGGTGATGAACTGACTGTTGAGTCCTTGCTCAGTATTTCAGACTGAAGATTCGGGATTCTCGGACTCGCCGAGGGCGCCGGTTCGGGCGTTGCAGTCGCGGTAATCGCGGGTGTCGGTCCGGAGACTTCACTCGTCGGTGTTTCGGTTTTTCGATCGCTGCAGGCCAACGCCGCAACAGAGAAAAGCAGCGATATCGTAACGCCAATTTTGGCCGGGATGTTCATCGAATTGCCTAATTGAATACGAACGGAGTAGCTGTCTTGAATTTAAGCAGAATGCCGGTGACTTCGCAATCGAGCGCTGCCGAAGTACGTCGCGGATGGCGTGGAACAATGCCTCGCCGGGGACTATAATGAATACAAGGAGGGATAAACGTATGAAGATGATATGCGTTTTGTTTGCGATCATTTTCTTGGCCGCGATCAGTTCGCGGGCAGCAGATGTTGCGCCAGGTGCGAGCGAATCGAACCTGTTTGTTTCTTCCTCGACGATCTTTCTTTCGGAAGTCAACTTCATTGAACCGATGGCGTACCAAGGTTACGTCTGCGTCGTCTCGACGCAAGGCGGGAACCTTAACATCCGGTCGATCCCAAGCACTTCAGGAAGGATCGTTGGGAAGCTTGCGAACGGAAGGGTCGTTCGCGAGGTTGGGGTCAGGAACGATTGGTCAAAAATCGCGGTTTCGACCTCAAGCGGACGGACGGGCCGCGTTCTCGGTTGGGTACTGAGTTCTTACCTCAATTGCGGCGAGTAGCCGACAAGCTTTCGCGGAGATATCCTTAGAACCGCCGCCGGCCGGGCCAAAACGTCCCGGCCCCGGCGGATCGGTAGCGTTCTCAGTCCCGCGTCAGGTTTCGGTATTTGATCCGATGCGGCTGATCCGCGTCGTGACCGAGCCTTCGTTTGCGGTCTTCTTCGTATTGCGAAAAATTGCCGTCGAAATAAACGACGCGGGAATCACCCTCGAAAGCCAGAATATGCGTCGCGATGCGATCCAGAAACCAACGGTCGTGACTGATGACGACCGCGCAGCCACCGAAGTTCTCGAGCGCTTCTTCGAGCGCGCGCATCGTGTTGACGTCGAGATCGTTCGTCGGTTCGTCCAGCAGAAGAACGTTGGCGCCTGACTTGAGCATTTTCGCAAGATGGACGCGATTGCGTTCTCCGCCGGATAATTGTCCGACACGTTTCTGTTGATCGGTGCCCGAGAAATTGAACCGCGAAACATAGGCTCGCGAGTTCATTTCTCGCTTGCCGAGTTGAACGACATCGAGCCCGTCGGCGATCTCTTCCCAGATCGTCTTGTTTCCGTCGAGCGAGTCGCGGGATTGATCGACATATCCGAGTTTGACCGTTTCTCCGACTTTGAAGTCTCCGGAGTCCGCCGTTTCCTTTCCGGTGATCAGCTTGAAGAGCGTCGTCTTGCCGGCGCCGTTCGCTCCGATGACGCCGACGATCCCGCCCTTCGGGAGCGAGAATTCGAGGTTCTCGAACAACAGCTTGTCGCCGTAACCCTTCGAAACGCCGTGCGCCTCGATCACGACGTCACCGAGGCGATCACCGGCCGGAATGTATAGCTCGAGCGTTTCATTGCGTTTTTCGGATTCTTCGGCGACGAGTTTTTCGTAATCGTTGATGCGTGCTTTCGATTTGGCGTGGCGGCCTTTTGGCGACATACGGATCCACTCGAGTTCACGTTCGAGGGTCTTCGCGCGTTTGTCATCCTGCTTCTGTTCCTGCGCCAACCGCTGCTGTTTTTGTTCGAGCCACGAGGTGTAATTTCCCTGATACGGTATTCCCTCGCCGCGGTCGAGTTCGAGGATCCAGCCGGCGACGTTGTCAAGAAAATAACGATC contains the following coding sequences:
- a CDS encoding SH3 domain-containing protein, with product MKMICVLFAIIFLAAISSRAADVAPGASESNLFVSSSTIFLSEVNFIEPMAYQGYVCVVSTQGGNLNIRSIPSTSGRIVGKLANGRVVREVGVRNDWSKIAVSTSSGRTGRVLGWVLSSYLNCGE
- the ettA gene encoding energy-dependent translational throttle protein EttA is translated as MSNNEPNKIIFSMVKVSKFYDKKPVLKDIYLSFFYGAKIGVLGLNGSGKSSLLKIIAGTDKDFNGEVVFSKGYSVGYLEQEPKLDESKTVRQIVEEAVQDTVNLLKEFEEINMKFAEPMSDDEMNALIERQGDVQEKLDHADAWDLDSRLEMAMDALRCPPAETPVNILSGGEKRRVALCRLLLQKPDILLLDEPTNHLDAESVAWLEHHLQRYEGTIIAVTHDRYFLDNVAGWILELDRGEGIPYQGNYTSWLEQKQQRLAQEQKQDDKRAKTLERELEWIRMSPKGRHAKSKARINDYEKLVAEESEKRNETLELYIPAGDRLGDVVIEAHGVSKGYGDKLLFENLEFSLPKGGIVGVIGANGAGKTTLFKLITGKETADSGDFKVGETVKLGYVDQSRDSLDGNKTIWEEIADGLDVVQLGKREMNSRAYVSRFNFSGTDQQKRVGQLSGGERNRVHLAKMLKSGANVLLLDEPTNDLDVNTMRALEEALENFGGCAVVISHDRWFLDRIATHILAFEGDSRVVYFDGNFSQYEEDRKRRLGHDADQPHRIKYRNLTRD